GCAGTaacaattaataattaataagaatTCCCAAGATAGGTGAACCCATgtaactttgaaataaaatattagcattaaatatatttaagccTGTAAATACTATAGTCAAGTTAACTATAAAGCAAGAATTCTTAGATcctcattaagataaaaagttttcTGTAATAATAACTGACCTACAAAACTTTGTTGGTTAGGAATAGGTTCAGCTGTATATAATAACCTTACTTACAGTGACTTAGACAAATGGAGATTTGGCTCTCTTTAAAGAGACTTAGAGAAGATGGCAGACTGAGGCTGTTATTGGTGGCTCTGTGATGCCATTTAGGGCAAAGTTCCTTCTGGTTTTCTAATAAGCATCTTTAAGTGACTATCAGTTACACTTCCCAGAAATATGTCACATGAGCCACCTCTACTTAAAAGGTAGGATGGGAAATAGTTTTTAATTGTGCCCGATGCAgtccgcccccccccaaaaaaaaaagtaacagagaaGAGGGGAAATTATAGAGACCAATTAGCAACTCTATCAACACAAAATCAGTGATTATAGTAGGACCCCAGCCATTATCATATGTTTGTTAAAGCATTGCTAAGTGAATTCCTCCAATATCTAGGTACTGCACAAAGtccattttccaagttttcttgtGCCTTTAAGCTACATTGTGTCTAATGGATCTCTTGGAGAAGAGCCCAAACACAGCTTGCATCCATTCATAGAAAATGTTTGTGTGTAGTATTGCTTTGCCTACAAGGGCAAGAGTGATGTATGAAGATCTTCACTCAGTCAGAAAGTTACCAATTGATACATTGTAAACAGTAATTGACAGAGCTACATCAGAGAAgtgaaaaagggaaattaaaggtATGGCCTAATACCTTTATTTTCCTAGctgctttctgcttttgttgataAGGAAGCAAGCAGTAGTATCTTAAGAGCTGTTAAGTTCCTGTGGTGGGGGAAACATTCAGTATCTAACTGTTTCTGgtacatagcaggtgctcaagtgatatttgttgaatgaagctTTTGCTTATTTACCCTTACTAAAGAGTGCACAGAAGTTGATTAAAAAGAACCATTCCCCATCCACTTTAATGAAGCAAATGTTAGTCAGCATCCATACTGTGTGAATAAAAGCTCTGTGAGGAGCCCAAAGGAAATGCTTGCTGTGATCTCTCACCCTGAAGGTTTTGCCCTGTCTTTTACGTGACCTGGCAAAGTTTTTCAACTCGCATCTAATGTTAATTAATCAAATCTACAGGAACAGGATTCTAGGCCATTTGGCCATCAAGTGGATTATTAACATCGTAAAGTCAATGTAAAgtgatttttaagtgtttaaaatcATCTTATGATTTCCTACATCAGCATGTAAGTCAGCTTGAAATGGAGGTTCGGGACTATTGGTCAATGCTTCAGTTGATCAAGCAGTCGGTTGGTGTGGAAGGGCATTTGAGGCTGCGTGAATAATAACCCCTGCCATTCACAACGTATGACCCATTAAGGGAGACAATATGTgtgcaggggaagaaaaaaaaaatcacataatgtCAATTGTATTTATGACTTGTCGAATTAATAAGACAGACAACACGGGTTTGGTTTTACCCAGAATACCAATTAATTTGGACCTTGTTAAAGTGGACACATGGACAAAATATATCTCATGGTGTAACTCAAATTTTGAGACCCCGATAGGAGGATCGTAGCATTTTGCAGCTTGGAGTATAAAGCACTGCTTAgcatagataatagataataaaacaattattctctttcttttttaaaaaaaactaggtCATGGAACTAAAGGAGTATTTGAGCTTCTGTCTGGATGGCGGAGAACAAGAGAGACTTTGCCCTTCAAAGACAGGGTGGCAGATGCCTATTCCGATGTGATGGTCACCTACACCATGACCAGCTCCTTGTACTTCATTACCTTTGGCATGGGTGCCAGCCCATTCACAAACATAGAGGCTGTGAAGGTCTTCTGTCAGAACATGTGTGTCTCCATTCTGTTGAACTACTTctacattttctcattctttggcTCCTGTCTGGTCTTCGCGGGCCAACTCGAGCAAAACCGCTACCACAGCATCTTTTGCTGTAAGATCCCCTCTGCAGAATACCTGGACCGCAAACCTGTGTGGTTCCAGACAGTGATGAGTGATGGGCATCAACAGACATCCCATCATGAGACGAACCCCTACCAGCACCATTTCATTCAACACTTCCTCCGTGAGCATTACAATGAATGGATTACCAATATCTACGTGAAGCCATTCGTCGTCATCCTCTATCTCATCTatgcctccttctccttcatgGGGTGCTTGCAGATCAGTGACAAAGCCAACATCATCCATCTGCTAGCCAGTGACTCCCCAAGTGTTTCCTACGCCATGGTTCAGCAAAAATACTTCAGCAACTACAGCCCAGTGATAGGGTTCTACATCTACGAGCCCCTGGAGTACTGGAACAGCAGCGTCCAAGAGGATATACGGAGACTCTGTAGCGGGTTCACGGCCGTGTCCTGGGTGGAGCAATATTACCAGTTCCTGAAAGTTAGTAACATCAGTGCCAATAACAAGAGTGACTTTATCAGTGTCCTAcaaagctcatttttaaaaaagccagaaTTCCAGCATTTTCGGAACGATATCATCTTCTCCAAGGCAGGGGATGAAAACAACATTATTGCTTCCCGCTTGTATCTGGTGGCCAGGACTAGCAGAGACAAGCAGAAGGAAGTCATAGAAGTGTTGGAAAAGTTGAGGCCCCTGTCCCTATCAAAGAGCATCCGATTCATTGTGTTCAACCCCTCCTTCGTGTTCATGGATCATTACGGCTTATCTGTCACGGTACCTGTTCTGATTGCAGGCGTTGGTGTTCTCCTGGTGTTAATCCTGACTTTTTTCCTAGTGATCCACCCTCTGGGAAACTTCTGGCTGATTCTCAGTGTCACCTCAATTGAGCTGGGCGTTCTGGGCTTAATGACATTATGGAACGTCGACATGGATTGCATTTCTATCTTGTGCCTTATCTACACTTTAAATTTTGCCATTGACCACTGTGCACCACTGCTTTACACATTTGTATTAGCAACTGAGCACACCCGAACACAATGTATAAAAAGCTCCCTACAAGAGCATGGGACAGccattttgcaaaatgttacttCTTTTCTTATTGGGTTGGTCCCCCTCCTGTTTGTGCCTTCGAACCTGACCTTCACACTGTTCAAATGCTTGCTGCTCACTGGGGGTTGCACACTTCTGCACTGTTTTGTTATCTTACCTGTGTTCCTaacctttttccccccttccaaAAAgcaccacaagaaaaagaaacgcGCCAAacgaaaggagagagaggaaattgAATGCATAGAGATTCAAGAGAACCCTGATCATGTCACCACAGTCTGAAGGGGGTAGAcaaatggattatttttcttttccagtattGCACCACGATGCAGGGAGAGTAAAGCTCAGATCTCAGCTGCTTGGGCTGGCCAGGGGTAACAAGGAAAGTCAGATCAAGAGTGAATTGTCATGACACATCAAGGTGTCCGCTTCttggggggaagagagaatcaAAGAAGAGGGAAATGTTCTTTGCAACCTTGTTCTCCACTAAAGATAAGTTTGTGGATGTGATCTTAGAGCTCTTCCAAGGAATGGACGAATCAATGGAGTATTAGACGACCAAAAGGTCTAAAcgctttcaaaaacaaaatgcttaagaaagagagagagaaaaggaaagggaacctCTACATAGGAAAAATGACAGGAAATGTCAAAATTGCCATGgcacttttcttatttctgttttgaacAGGTTGGTCAAAGGAAACCTATGCACTTGGGAAGTACATATTTAATCCCGTCTAAACCAAAGGACTTCCCAATCCattttatgtgtacatatatatgtatatatgccatatatacatatatttagattTGTCTTTAGTGTACATTGATGTTTGTGTGGAAGAAGGTGTCCATTTGCTGATGGGCTGGGCTTTCTCTAGAAAGCCAAATTAGCCTTAGCCAAATACAGATGCATCAGTAGCAATTCAAAATCAACTCGTGTTTCAGCAGCAAGAGTATAACCCAACTGTGTGAGAGGCAAAATAAAGATGTGAGTCCATTAGATTCTACATATCACATCAGTCTTTGAGATTCTTGCTTTGGATAACTTAGCAAAAAATATGAAAGTCATTTAAACCAATTACTATATGCACAAGGGTTAAAATTTCTTGTTGGAGCTAAACAATTGATAAGGCTTTTCATCGGCATTGAATGGTTCTCTATACTTGCAAAGGCTGATTTGGCTGCTTTCAGAGAGCTTACCCACTGCAAATGAGCATTTTATACATATTGTCCATACATCTGTGTATAAGGGTGCACGTGTGTGtctgagtgtctgtgtgtgtgtgtgtgagagagagagagagagagttgggatATACCATACTTATAGTGCTCTCATTTTAGATGATGAAAATATACTGCCATGGAATATAGATCATTAACATAGGATAAAGGAGCTCTAACTAGGAAACGTTTGTAGTatgaaatggaataaaaggaTCATAACCACTCATCATGTGCCATCCACTGGTTCTTAGCCTAAGGAAAATATTCTAACCCTGTAAAGTCTAGTGTGCTCCTTGCATTAATATTTGGCACATTGACCCAGGCCATGATCACTGTAGTAGTGGTCACTATAACAACTGCAATATTGTTTTGTAGCTTCTTGCAATATCGCTGTTCTTGTTACCTGGAAAGTGCTCCCCAGTTGGCCTTCCGCCTAGGGTGTTCATGGCTCTCCACAGGTGGCATATGAATTGTAACTGCTGCTGAGTTCTCTCTCAGAAAAAGTACTGAGGTAAATGTTTTCATTGAATTAACATTTAAAACCATTCCCCAGCAGATATACTTGTCTGTTGGGTGCTTACTGGGATTAATGCTGTGTTTCCTGTCAcagaaaattattagaaaatgccTTTTCCCACATCAAGCagtaaaataagttaatttttaggTAGGACTGAACAAATGTCCAGTGATTCTAAAGTCTTTTAGTAAGCTCTTTTACCTGGAAGAGAGCTACTGTTACCCGCCAACTTTGGTTGTATACTttaattgaatttgaaatattaaaatctgggggaaagaaaaaaaaagaaaacaaaacaaacaaaaacaaaacaaacaagcaaacaaaaactccTGGACTCAGTTAAGTTCAGAAAAGAGATACAAACCATTCCATTCTGATTGAGGTTTTTGAAAATGACGTTGATAGATTAATGAAGTGACAAAACAACAAGACAAGTATACTTTTCCAAATAAGGAGCTCACCAGGATATTaagggaaagaacagtctctaaaatgaaaaccatttaaccaaattttattttatcaaataaagtttgttttgtcCTACCTTGAGGTTACTGAGTTTCCATTAGAAATGATTCTTGTCTTCTTAGTTGTATTCATGTAGACTGAGTATCAGTTGATCAAGTATGGAATACAATTGTGATAAAGATATAGTTattgtttattcattatttgttaatattaacatattGTTCATATATTAGATAACCCTAGCCTTTTGCCTCCTGAAGTGCTCTGCTAGAATGAAATGGTATTTGACACTGGTAGACCTGCAGACCATGATCTCATATCTGACGTAGAAATTTCTGAAGAGTTGGGTTTtgcggggagggaggaggattCTTCTCTCATAGTTTACTTACCATTGGTGAAGATTTGTTTTATATTGCTTTCAAAAGATGGCGGTAATCAGCTGAGAAATTCCACTAACTAttgctccatttctttctgaGGTATGCCAttctccattcatttatcaagttttaaaaagcttgcctatttgggtcatttttttctttattactttagACAATTCCACATGCAAAGAAGAGTGGCAGGCTGATATAAGGAAAGAATCAAGCATGCCAGTTGTCAAATACATGCGAAGATGGTGGCATAGATTGCCAAACCACCATGGCAGTTCCAATACCGTACCTCCATCTAGACCGTCTCTTTTTAGATGAGGGAAAATGGTTCTTTGTTAGGTTCTGACTTCAAGGATCAAagtgagtaaaaataaatgtgaatttccCATTATATGAGTGACTAGAGGGGTGGAATTTTGGAAGGGATGTTATCTTTTCCAGGACACCATGGTACTCTTTAGTAAATTGTAGCAATAATTCATTGAAATGGAATTTCTTGTTCTGAAAGAGTTAATTTACCATCCAAAATGCCCCGGCTCAGTCCTAGGAAGTAATTTAAGCCTGAAAGGAATCTAACTAAGCATCTTCTAACCTCCCAACCTCACTGTGCAGCAGATATCTCCAAAACTCCAATTACTAAATGCCAAGATACATCTTGACGTATGAGATCATGTTTTACAGGTAATGTCCAACCTCTGCCTTTTTGGGTAGCTTATGGGCAACTCACCCTACTTTTTCAAGTTCACTGCCACCATTTTGTCCTTTTGTGAAATACTGATGGTATTCAAACTGAGAACCTACCTACTGCTGGAAGATGACTGATCATCTCCTAGAAGAAAAGAACCTGTGGGAAGTATCTCATCTATGTAGAATATTGTATTTTGCTTAAATGTGTTTTTCCCTTAAAGAGAGAGATTTTagaagtttgttaaaaaaaaaaaaaaaaaaacaccttttctgAATTTAAAGTGCAATGTggatttgtttccttccttcgGAATACAAATTTGAAGTAGAAAGTGTCATAAGAACTCCACTCTCCATGATGGTTAATAAGCTCCAAAAAGGTATTCacctaaattatggaaagatttGGTTAATCCAGAccatgcctcttttttttttaatgaaagttgtGCTTAAATGTCATCCCATCAATTCTTCCAGGGATAGTGAACCTCTCTGACAGTTGTGCATGACTATTCTATGAAAGAATTATTCTTCACAAAGGTTGTGTCATGTAAATGTTCCTTTCCTATTTGATCCCTACTTATTTCCACAGAATTTTGGTTTTACCTTGTGAGGTTAGAAGAATTTTGACAAATGAAGCTCCTATGATGCTAGAATAGCCATTCTTGAATGTTGACTTTGAGACGGTGAGAGCTTTGTCCATTTTGTAATTATCCATGCACTTTCCCATAATAATCCTCTAATCCTTTCAGGCTTGTGGTTAGAGCTACGGATTAACTATTGCCATTCagatttacacatatttttataagttGACTGTAAATACCATAATTACAGTCACATATTTTTATAACCAAATAGTTATGAATGCCTGGCACTCTGCATGCACTGTTATTAATAgtacatagattttttaaaaaacactattttcATGGTTATTGcaacttttattaaaattctcGTATCAGCTATTCATAAATGCCTTGTAGGTTTTGGTCCCAAAGGCCTAATGTCCACAGAAAGTTCCATCCCAAGgggaacaatttaaaaattgccTTCCCTGAGTGTCAATGGCAGCAACTTCTTCTAGAATGTCCTCTGGAAAATCCTAGAAGCTAAATCTGGCTTCCAGGTAAATGACAGCAGATTCTGTGTTAATCACCCATAGTTTAATGTCTTGTGTTTGCGGTCTCACAGTGAACAATAGAATATAATACCTTGAGACTGGAATTTGGATCTTGTCTCCTGTGAATTAGAGAACTTAATGATTTGCTCAACCTTTTCCTAGAGAGATCTCCCTGTTCTGTTGGTGTTTGCCAATGGTACTGATAATCCTTTCAAATGTGAACCTGAAAATTGTCATTCTTTCCCAAAAGAGAGTTAAAAGCACTCTTATTCCcgttaaaagcaaaacaaacaaaaaatatgtcttgctttttgtgtgttacaaaataatttcatgaCTACTTTTATGACATTGACTCAAAACCTGTCTATAGCTGAATTGGTATGCCCTTGGAATCTCCCCATCTcgaactgaaaataaaattcagcatcATCACTGCGGTGCAGGCATTTACACCAACACTTTGAAGCAATGATCTGCCAATACATTGTATAGTGGAAATgagctaatttttttcttactgtgttgTCTCCAAAATCATGACTGCAAATATATTTATCCAAGTGAAAGCTGCAAAATCACCAATGAAACAACAAAGCCTCTGTGCATCAGGTCAACCATGGAAAGAACTATCTGTAGGTTTAATAGCAgtaaatttctttgatttctaaaGTAAATGGCCAAGGGTTGACCCACCCTCATGTTTTAGTTAGAAGGGGAAGTGGTGGTATTCTGTGTTTAAAGCTTTGTGTAGTTAGCTCAGATGACATTTGAAATAAGTTTGAAAGAATCCTGAGAGACGAGCCCACATGCTGAGAAATAAAGCTGTCTGTAAGTAGGTGTGATAGACTAGGTGGGATAATTCCACATATTTAGAGTTTAGGATACAGGACAGAGAATTGCATGGTGCCTCAAACTACAGATATTTAAACTGCTAGGAAAATTGatcatatgcaaatatatttcattgaaTATTGTCTTCTCAGATGTCAAATTCATAACCTGATCTTTGCAAGGAAAGTGCCCCTGAATTTCCATGCATAAACCAGAGCCATAGATAATTTTGTGGGTGAAAGTGGGATACTAGGGAGACTCCTTCAGAAGAAGCTTCAAATAAGCACCCAGAAAAGCATTATTCATTCCCAGAGATGGCTGCTAGCATTCTTTTGTTGTGTGCATCTTTGAGACATCACAGGtaattttttgatgttttctctgtatttaatgAGGACATCTCTGTTACTGACAGAAAAGTCACTtgcttttcttataaaatagaaaactattcaaagaaagaaatatatacagtCAAAAATCATATACTAGAATAGAATGGATGACTAGTCTGTGGATAAGCATATCTCTTCTGCACCTCTAAAGATGTTATGAAAATTAAACGGGCTTATATCATAAACCAAGAACCTCTATAAGgtagatattttttaatataataaaatatttattaaaaaatcatcataattttttaattttttattttttttataaacatatatttttatccccaggggtacaggtctgtgaatcaccaggtttacacacttcacagcactcaccaaatcacataccctccccaatgtccataaccccacccccttctcccaaaccccctccccccggcaaccctcagtttgttttgtgagattaagagtcacttatggtttgtctccctcccaatcccatcttgtttcatttattctgNNNNNNNNNNNNNNNNNNNNNNNNNNNNNNNNNNNNNNNNNNNNNNNNNNNNNNNNNNNNNNNNNNNNNNNNNNNNNNNNNNNNNNNNNNNNNNNNNNNNNNNNNNNNNNNNNNNNNNNNNNNNNNNNNNNNNNNNNNNNNNNNNNNNNNNNNNNNNNNNNNNNNNNNNNNNNNNNNNNNNNNNNNNNNNNNNNNNNNNNNNNNNNNNNNNNNNNNNNNNNNNNNNNNNNNNNNNNNNNNNNNNNNNNNNNNNNNNNNNNNNNNNNNNNNNNNNNNNNNNNNNNNNNNNNNNNNNNNNNNNNNNNNNNNNNNNNNNNNNNNNNNNNNNNNNNNNNNNNNNNNNNNNNNNNNNNNNNNNNNNNNNNNNNNNNNNNNNNNNNNNNNNNNNNNNNNNNNNNNNNNNNNNNNNNNNNNNNNNNNNNNNNNNNNNNNNNNNNNNNNNNNNNNNNNNNNNNNNNNNNNNNNNNNNNNNNNNNNNNNNNNNNNNNNNNNNNNNNNNNNNNNNNNNNNNNNNNNNNNNNNNNNNNNNNNNNNNNNNNNNNNNNNNNNNNNNNNNNNNNNNNNNNNNNNNNNNNNNNNNNNNNNNNNNNNNNNNNNNNNNNNNNNNNNNNNNNNNNNNNNNNNNNNNNNNNNNNNNNNNNNNNNNNNNNNNNNNNNNNNNNNNNNNNNNNNNNNNNNNNNNNNNNNNNNNNNNNNNNNNNNNNNNNNNNNNNNNNNNNNNNNNNNNNNNNNNNNNNNNNNNNNNNNNNNNNNNNNNNNNNNNNNNNNNNNNNNNNNNNNNNNNNNNNNNNNNNNNNNNNNNNNNNNNNNNNNNNNNNNNNNNNNNNNNNNNNNNNNNNNNNNNNNNNNNNNNNNNNNNNNNNNNNNNNNNNNNNNNNNNNNNNNNNNNNNNNNNNNNNNNNNNNNNNNNNNNNNNNNNNNNNNNNNNNNNNNNNNNNNNNNNNNNNNNNNNNNNNNNNNNNNNNNNNNNNNNNNNNNNNNNNNNNNNNNNNNNNNNNNNNNNNNNNNNNNNNNNNNNNNNNNNNNNNNNNNNNNNNNNNNNNNNNNNNNNNNNNNNNNNNNNNNNNNNNNNNNNNNNNNNNNNNNNNNNNNNNNNNNNNNNNNNNNNNNNNNNNNNNNNNNNNNNNNNNNNNNNNNNNNNNNNNNNNNNNNNNNNNNNNNNNNNNNNNNNNNNNNNNNNNNNNNNNNNNNNNNNNNNNNNNNNNNNNNNNNNNNNNNNNNNNNNNNNNNNNNNNNNNNNNNNNNNNNNNNNNNNNNNNNNNNNNNNNNNNNNNNNNNNNNNNNNNNNNNNNNNNNNNNNNNNNNNNNNNNNNNNNNNNNNNNNNNNNNNNNNNNNNNNNNNNNNNNNNNNNNNNNNNNNNNNNNNNNNNNNNNNNNNNNNNNNNNNNNNNNNNNNNNNNNNNNNNNNNNNNNNNNNNNNNNNNNNNNNNNNNNNNNNNNNNNNNNNNNNNNNNNNNNNNNNNNNNNNNNNNNNNNNNNNNNNNNNNNNNNNNNNNNNNNNNNNNNNNNNNNNNNNNNNNNNNNNNNNNNNNNNNNNNNNNNNNNNNNNNNNNNNNNNNNNNNNNNNNNNNNNNNNNNNNNNNNNNNNNNNNNNNNNNNNNNNNNNNNNNNNNNNNNNNNNNNNNNNNNNNNNNNNNNNNNNNNNNNNNNNNNNNNNNNNNNNNNNNNNNNNNNNNNNNNNNNNNNNNNNNNNNNNNNNNNNNNNNNNNNNNNNNNNNNNNNNNNNNNNNNNNNNNNNNNNNNNNNNNNNNNNNNNNNNNNNNNNNNNNNNNNNNNNNNNNNNNNNNNNNNNNNNNNNNNNNNNNNNNNNNNNNNNNNNNNNNNNNNNNNN
The sequence above is drawn from the Mustela nigripes isolate SB6536 chromosome 5, MUSNIG.SB6536, whole genome shotgun sequence genome and encodes:
- the PTCHD4 gene encoding patched domain-containing protein 4 isoform X1; the protein is MCFLRRPGAPASWIWWRMLRQVLRRGLQSFCHRLGLCVSRHPVFFLTVPAVLTITFGLSALNRFQPEGDLERLVAPSHSLAKIERSLASSLFPLDQSKSQLYSDLHTPGRYGRVILLSPPGDNILLQAEGILQTHRAVLEMKDGRSSFIGHQLGGVVEVPNSKDQRVKSARAIQITYYLQTYGSATQDLIGEKWENEFCKLMRKLQEEHQDLQLYSLASFSLWRDFHKTSILARSKVLVSLVLILTTATLSSSMKDCLRSKPFLGLLGVLTVCISIITAAGIFFITDGKYNSTLLGIPFFAMGHGTKGVFELLSGWRRTRETLPFKDRVADAYSDVMVTYTMTSSLYFITFGMGASPFTNIEAVKVFCQNMCVSILLNYFYIFSFFGSCLVFAGQLEQNRYHSIFCCKIPSAEYLDRKPVWFQTVMSDGHQQTSHHETNPYQHHFIQHFLREHYNEWITNIYVKPFVVILYLIYASFSFMGCLQISDKANIIHLLASDSPSVSYAMVQQKYFSNYSPVIGFYIYEPLEYWNSSVQEDIRRLCSGFTAVSWVEQYYQFLKVSNISANNKSDFISVLQSSFLKKPEFQHFRNDIIFSKAGDENNIIASRLYLVARTSRDKQKEVIEVLEKLRPLSLSKSIRFIVFNPSFVFMDHYGLSVTVPVLIAGVGVLLVLILTFFLVIHPLGNFWLILSVTSIELGVLGLMTLWNVDMDCISILCLIYTLNFAIDHCAPLLYTFVLATEHTRTQCIKSSLQEHGTAILQNVTSFLIGLVPLLFVPSNLTFTLFKCLLLTGGCTLLHCFVILPVFLTFFPPSKKHHKKKKRAKRKEREEIECIEIQENPDHVTTV
- the PTCHD4 gene encoding patched domain-containing protein 4 isoform X2, whose amino-acid sequence is MRRPGAPASWIWWRMLRQVLRRGLQSFCHRLGLCVSRHPVFFLTVPAVLTITFGLSALNRFQPEGDLERLVAPSHSLAKIERSLASSLFPLDQSKSQLYSDLHTPGRYGRVILLSPPGDNILLQAEGILQTHRAVLEMKDGRSSFIGHQLGGVVEVPNSKDQRVKSARAIQITYYLQTYGSATQDLIGEKWENEFCKLMRKLQEEHQDLQLYSLASFSLWRDFHKTSILARSKVLVSLVLILTTATLSSSMKDCLRSKPFLGLLGVLTVCISIITAAGIFFITDGKYNSTLLGIPFFAMGHGTKGVFELLSGWRRTRETLPFKDRVADAYSDVMVTYTMTSSLYFITFGMGASPFTNIEAVKVFCQNMCVSILLNYFYIFSFFGSCLVFAGQLEQNRYHSIFCCKIPSAEYLDRKPVWFQTVMSDGHQQTSHHETNPYQHHFIQHFLREHYNEWITNIYVKPFVVILYLIYASFSFMGCLQISDKANIIHLLASDSPSVSYAMVQQKYFSNYSPVIGFYIYEPLEYWNSSVQEDIRRLCSGFTAVSWVEQYYQFLKVSNISANNKSDFISVLQSSFLKKPEFQHFRNDIIFSKAGDENNIIASRLYLVARTSRDKQKEVIEVLEKLRPLSLSKSIRFIVFNPSFVFMDHYGLSVTVPVLIAGVGVLLVLILTFFLVIHPLGNFWLILSVTSIELGVLGLMTLWNVDMDCISILCLIYTLNFAIDHCAPLLYTFVLATEHTRTQCIKSSLQEHGTAILQNVTSFLIGLVPLLFVPSNLTFTLFKCLLLTGGCTLLHCFVILPVFLTFFPPSKKHHKKKKRAKRKEREEIECIEIQENPDHVTTV